CTTCCGGCTGTAGATTTGTAGACATGacgcttttattgtgaaaaccCCAGACAGGAagtgtctcttcttctctggcGGAAGTGAAAGAATCAACACATCAATGGCAGCGACCTTGTTGAGAGCATGATGTTCATAACAGTTTAACTAGTTTAACCACCTGAACATGCTCCTGTATCCACCACACTAGAGACAGTCTGGTGTTTATAGTCTCCTCTCATCGTTATAACGTCATGTTCTCCCTCATCAAGGCTGCTGCCGGACTGACGGGGATCTGTCGAGCTCACGGTCACCAAGGTAACACACGTAGCTCCTCATGGGACTGTCTACTGCACGAGAGATACTCATTCACTGGTTTGTTTACAAGGACTGTTTACATTAGTTTACATTAGTATACATTAGTTTACATTAGTATACATTAGTATACATTAGTATACTTTAGTAAGCATTAGTAAGCATTGCTGTGAATGTAGGAGATAGACACAATTATATTTTTGAGTGTTACTTGTAGCCTAATCTCTGGATGATGCACAGTCACCCCAAAAACAACATACAGTTATTAAAGTAGGACATCAGTGAAGGCAATAATTAAGATATAACATGGTCAGGTACAAActattaacattttaacattaacattaacaagtattttttttaaaacaatttttgTGTGCACTGTTACAAACATGtctatttattttgcacaaattaagactatttagtttatttatttgtacatatataaaactgcacaaaatccagtcaatgaaaaatataacaagaaatgtgttttacagGGACTGTATACATTAGTAAGCATTGCTGTAAATCTCTGTCTCTGGATGATACACAGTtacccaaaaaaacaacatacagtTATTAAAGAAGGATATCAGTGAAGGCACTAATTAAGATATAACATGGTCAGGTATGAACTATTAACATGTAGCACAGAAGCAAATaatacacacaacacatatAAAGTAAATTTCTTTTACAATTTTTGTCTGCACTGTTACAAACATGtctatttattttgcacaaattaagactatttatttgatttatttatttttatttgcacatatataaaactgcacaaaatccagtaaatgaaaaaaacaaaaacaataaatgtctcaggagaggtcaagaagccacaggcttatacaaaggaccccaggagaaaaaaaaaacaatgacaaaaaaaggaagaaagatctaaaataacaattttaaaaatacaacaaaagttaaacaacaacaagaaatacacaaaatgtgcagaaaaaacctaaccaaacagtggaaaacaatccaataaaaacaatgaaatgcatacaaaaaacattacagaaaaaaagaaaatgtatctaaacatatcaaaagataattggACATTATTAATTGAATGTGATGatcatttccttttaaaatacacaaacataagTGCAGGAAAAGGCAAAACCCCACTGGGCTTATTTGAAGCCTCCATCTTAATAATGTTAAAATTTCACAATGTTATAGAGAGcacaagattaatatacagaaataatataACTACATTATAGTGATTGCAACCAATTAGAACAatgtataataacaacaacaaatatatcagaaaagacaagaaatgtgtgtgatgtgcatCAGTGAATGTGtacgtgcatgcatgtgtgtgtttgtttgtgtgggaTATTGGTTTATAAATCTACATACAAGCACTGAGGTTAATGCTGACAACACTGACTAccaattaatatttttttctatgtgGAGACATAAGTACAACAGTCTCAAACAAGGACAAGTAAAACTAAAGTTTAAATTAAAATAGCTGTTACCTCaagctgaaaaatgcaattcagaCTTAGTCAAGTCTGAAAGTGTTTGATTACAAGCACTGTACATTCAAATGTGTTTGATTCTATTCAAATGGAATATAACAGaaagtaattaataaaatcactacagtatctctctctctctctgctattCGGCTTGAAGAGACATTTGTTCAAATTCACACATTTAAACTGAGCGgtaatattatactgtataactGTATTAGCAGTAATAAATGACAGATCTGTATCCTGCTGGTTGTTCCACAGGTCTTCTACACAGCCACTTGAAAGTCCTAGTAGCTGGCCTGAAGACGCATGAAATCCCTCCAGACTACAGTGGTAATCATTTATCTTCTTGTCGTTTATTTGTCATGATTTTTcattgttatatactgtatatgcatgtaggatttttttttttaaatctttgttCAAGTAGGCACGTTTCCCTGATGCTGTATGTTAATGTTGTTCGTGATTCCTCACTCTTTTTTCTACTTCTGAAGATGTGGTGCTTCCAGAGAAACCCAAACTGAAGTTTTTGAACAAGGTGCCTAACTTCAAAAAGGCCaagaaagagatgaagaagcTACGGGATATCCAAGGCCCAGCGAGGGCAGCAAATACCTTCACTACAGGACAGTACGCTATTGTGGTGAGTGCATATGAGTTCTGTAAACACTGCTCTTCAGTGATATATGACAGCTGCTGGaagcattgaagtctatgaagATTATATTATCTGCAGTAATTTATAACTTGCCCTCAATATTAAACCCTCAGTAACTATATATTAGCAGAGTCTGTTACATATTTCACAATCCTTACAGGATATAATCACAGGGATATGTTTAGGCATTTCTTATTACCAGTACAGAATTACACTGCAACGTCTCACTTCAGCATTGCATTTATGTAAAATAGGAGAAGAACAATAGCACCTATGACTTCAATCATCAATAACGTTTTCTTTCCACCTAGCTTTCTCCCTCACACATGTTCTAGCTCTGCACttatgtagggctgcaactaattattattttcattgtagaaTAATCTATAGATTAttttatcgattagttgttgtttggtttataaaatgtcagaaaatggtgaaaaatgtcaatcagtgtttcccaaagctcaagatgacgtcctcaaatgtcttgttttgtccacaactcaaaaatagtcattttactgtcacaaaggagaaaagaaaccagaaagtaGTCATGTTTAAGAAGCAGCAATCAGacaaatttgacttttttttcttaaagaaattactcaaaccgatttatCGATTATCAAACTAATTGgcgattgatttaatagttgacaagtaattgattaattgttgcagctctacacttATGCCAAGTGAAAAATACAAAGTGGTTAGAGCATGACATTTAAAAGTGACTTccctctttctctatctctctctttgacGCTCAGGCCCTAGGAGGGGGCTACATCCATTGGGGTCACATAGAGATGATCCGTCTAACCATCAACCGCAAGATGGATGCTCGGACTACATTTGCCCGCTGGCGCATCAATAGCCCATATAAGCCTGTCACACGTAAAGGTCTGGGTCAGCGCATGGGTGGGGGCAAAGGAGCCATCGACCACTACGTGACACCTGTCCGCTACGGTCGTTTCATTGTGGAAGTGGGAGGAAAGGTGGAGCTGGGGGAGGTTGAGCACATCTTGATTGAAATTGCAAAGAAGCTACCCTTCCCTGCCAAGGTGAGATGACTGATGCTGTATATACTGTCCTTTACCCACTGGTGTCTAATGGATACTTTCACAATTTAGGTTAAGTTTGAGCCCTTTAGTCAGAAGCATTTTTTTGGTGATTCATTTGTATATGCACTCAGTTGTCGGTTTAGTAGGTACACTTCGCTAAAACTAATGCATTCTAATACAAACGTCCTGCAGTAAATCCTACATCCACAAAGgtcatattgtttgtttttctctgtgaaaCGTTTTTAGAGAGATGTTGATTCGACTTTATGTCATTTTTGGAAGCTACACCTTGTGGTGCTGTGAAATTGTATTGCATGATACTGACAAGGTATTCCTATTATTTTGTTCACCGCATTCGTATCAATGAGGGTAGGCTGAATAACAGACACACATCTCTACTCCTTCTGCCTCATTGAAAAATCCAtttatgaatatgcaaatatttttcatttcaaaagtttaactATTTCATTGAAAAATCCATTCTCAGTGAATGTGCACTCAAGGATCCACGTGAAGTAGCAATaggcaaaacacatttttaagtgGAGGGGAATCTACTtacagggatagtttggatgttttgaagtgggattgtatgaggtacttatccatagtcagcgtattacctacagtagatgagaGTCGGCACGCCCCGAGTTGGGAGAAACAGTcaggagtaccgacacaggagcaaagcaatgtactgctgtggacggggcagcagcaaaatgtattttagccacctaaaagaaaggcccatctaaaaaaaaatcaatatccgtttaagtgtacgctatatttagaatatttcatacaagcccacttcaaaacacccgaaatATCCCTGTAACTTTACTGTTGAACATCTTTAGAGGCCTAAATGCCTAAAAATAACCCAATACTTCCTTGCATTGTGTTCTTCCTGTAGGTGATGAGCAGAGAGAGCCTAGCAGCCATGCAAAAGAAGCAGGCCGACATGGAGCAGAACAACCAGAATCCCTGGACCTTCAAGGAGATAGCGCAGGGCAACATGCTGGGTATCAGGAAGGTGCTCAGCCCCTTTGACCTGCAAAACCACGGACGCTTCACAGGCAAATTCCACCTCCCGTGGAGGGTGTGACAGACCTGAgggacacaaataaatacactgtAACACCACCCAGACCACACCATGGAAGAAGCAACCAAAATATTCAGTCATATTTAGgaatcttttttcatttttgttttttatgccaTCAAATTAGtggaatttgacattttgggatatttctttccatttctgcttaaaaaaactaataaacaaGATTATGGATTTCAGTTTCACATGGTGACTCAAATACTGCGACAATATTGAATTTGAAGGTCTTTCTGTCTTATCGGCTGCCAACAGATGTAAAAGAGAAGTGAAAACAAATCTCTACTGATTTCACTAATCTAGGAACAATGAAAagctagaaaatgcatttcctgctgaaaatgcgtgggaatgctgacagctgaaatttattgcaaagcattgcGGAAAAAGTGCGTGTTTGCGTGCGTGCGTTagtcagcctgctctgattggctaatgtgaatcagctgtctaGTAGCAATCAAACGTTGCCGTGGCGATGGCCACTGCACCCTCAATGAGACAgtttataataggagttaaccagagacATACATGTCTTAAAAGTGTCTCTCAGACAAAAAACGTGAGTCCAATGGGCAAAATAATGTCATCATCAGAGATAAAGCGTCTCTGCCGAAcgcattgatgttttttttgtgtgtgtggagtcaaAAATGGGATCATGGGAGCAGGTTAGAAAAGTGCCATTGTCAACTTTCTGTCAGACATTTCCCGTCTGATTTAACATTGCTCTCTATGAAGCGGCTCGCTGGACTTACTCTCACTTCTGGGACCCTAGAGACAAATGTGTAAGTCTgactgattccatagctacatgaCTGCGACCGGCACAACATTTCCtacaatttgatgaaaaaatgaTCTATTAAGAGTGAAAATTGTGGGCTAGGGAGCAATTTGTTCggaacattttcaaaagatttcaaaGCTTTCCCGCACTCTAACGATGATGTCACACACTCTAGCCATTAATGAcccacgcaatacacacccattataaaatctgaaatggtCTGAAAATTTCATAAAACGTCAACTGCGATaaatgaaaaactgtaaaagttatcaaaaagctgaatcataGCTTAATAGTTCAAAGCCTTGTAACCTgtttaaaatttaaatgaagtctgtagctgaaagtctGCGGAAGCAGTAGTATTTCAAAGTGGAGTAGGTTTAagaggatttgaagattttctccattgagttacattgtaaaaaaaaatgtggaaaaagcttaatattttaaaaagtataaatagttgaaacaagTCAAGATATAGCActaatgtccttaaagagctatatattttgatagttgaacggtttctgtagctgaaagtatgcaggaCTAGTTAAAGGCCAAAGAACGTACGGAAGAAATAGTTGATTGAAGAAGTTGAATAAACCTTAGAAGATCAATACTGGGAATGCTGAATCAACATTCCCACAATTATTGAAGAAGTTGAATAAACCTAAGAAGAACAATACTGGGAGCGCTgaatcagcattcccacaaTGACTGAGAACTGGCAGTTTAAAAGGTCTCCACAATTGAGTTTTTGTTCCAGACTTTTAGAGGTGAATTAACATTGCAGCGGATGAGAGCGAGGAAGGGATCTCTTGGTGCTTTGAGGAGATAAATCCCAAACTGTAAGACCTATTGCTTAAATGggcacatcatctgaaagaagacaaaaatacctacgttttgatgtatttattgTGTATGAGGAGTGGAAGTTGTGGGCTAGGTAGCAATTTGTTCGGatcattttcaaaagatttttaAGCTCTGCTCCAATCTAATGATGATGTCACGTGCTCTAGCCCTTAACGATCCAtgcaatacacacccattataaaatctgaaacggtCTGAAAATTTCATAAAACGTAAACTGTGATATATGAAAAACTATTAAAGTTatcaaaaagctgaatcataGCTTAATAGTTCAAAGACTTGTAACCCGTTTAAAGTCTAAATgaagtctgtagctgaaagtctgcagaagcagtagcatttcaaagtggagtaggtttaagaggatttgaagattttctccattgagttacattgtaaaaaaaatgtggaaaaagcttaatattttaaaaagtataaatagttgaaacaagCCAAGTCATTGCActaatgtccttaaagagctgaatattttgatagttgaacggtttctgtagctgaaagtatgcaggaCTAGTTAAAGGCCAAAAAACGTACGGAAGGAATAGTTGAAGAAGTTGAAGAAGTTGAATAAACCTTAGAAGAACAATACTGGGAATGCTGAATAAGCATTCCCACAATAATAGGTCGAATGGAGATCACCTGTTTCTATTTAAGGTGCAACAAGTGATATAGGTTTAATGTGGGATTCCAATTGCTGGTTTGTTAATTTGCTGgtaaaatataaagtaatatataagataatatataagaaagacaaaaattcacaaaaacaaaaaatagtaACTGTCGCTGGGGTGCATCAATACCTGTTCTCTCATTTGATGCAATAAAGAAAGAGCATTTTTCACTTGTGTTGTATTCAGACATGGTATAGAAgttaatatcaacattttccctATGAATGTGTACACTTTGAGTGGTACCCTAATGCCTGTAAAATTAGACCATTACATTTGCCGTTTGCTTTTGACAGCACCTCTACATGAAACCTGCTGTCTGAGAAATTAGTACAACAAAGCTGTTTTATCTTcgttttattacacggctttgttgaattctcaattctgattggtcaaccacaGCGTCCTAGGGTCTGTTATttcagaccgttgctatgtataacagaccgttgctatgggagcagttctgatgtcagactctggaggactgtttttgtgtcaaattagtgatttcttaagtagctgtgtaataagtgggaaaatgtacagctagcaggtcattgttgtgaaataaacccctccAGGGCAATggtgtcagggtttatttcacaacaatgacacaTACATTATCCCTTGCATAATGGCAAGCTGTTCAGATTTTACTAGCCAACACATTATCTTAGATTATGGACATAGAAACCCCACTATCATGCTTCGAGTTTCCAGAAAGGCTGATGAAAACATTCTTCTATTAGAAAATATGATtgtgtccgaaattccatactagcTTGATATTTAGtacacaaaaaacagtatgtgagatattttagtatgtccgaaactttaaaggtcccatattataaaaaagtgagattttcatgttttttattataaagcaggcttaagtcctatataaatattgtgaaagtatcgaaacacttaatccaaagggaaatacacacagtccgtattcagaaattctgcatttgaaacaagccgtcaggatttctgtccatttgtgatgtcacgaatatacaatatttagacccttgacacaattttaaacataaacatactaaatgtgtcccagtttatttcctggttgcagtgtatgtgaatgtcatcagctgacaggaagtacacatggaccagagatgttgcctagcaacgcaattctgttgcaattccgtcaaaatgcgctaaaactggagcgtttcagacagagcgtgaatacaggcatgttcaggctgacagtatgaggcaaataaagtttttttttgtatattacagcatgtaaacatgttctagtagaaacacaaaatgcaagtatgaacctgaaaatgagcatgatatgggacctttaatatgaaaacaataGTACTATACTATGCATACTACTtcaggtgaaatattacagtatgcaatgccaacaaatatcccacaatgcaatgcggtagttgactgacagctctttaacatcaataacgcttcgaTTTAACTGTTAAGTacaagatttcactttgctaggcttagtatttattttaaattaattcagactttgattctcacaaaatTGTAGTTTTTGGTACCATGAGATTGGCACcatgttaccatggttacacgtctccaaccgctaaggaggctctcaggacgTGATGACGTCAGTTTCTGCTCAGTCAAAATGGCTTCAGTCCACTGCAGTGTATATATGGGCTCAGATGCCCTGTGCAGAGCCTCACAGGTAGCGTTTCCCTCCTGGCTGGTTGTGACCATGTCATCACTGTATGCTGCTGATATATAATGTTATCTCAATTAAGACTGCTTGTGTTTGCCTGTACTTGAGTTCTGAATAATGAAGCCTCCCAATATTGTGTTTGGCACTGGTAATATCATTATAGCCTGAGATGAGTTGCTGCCTGTCAGGCTGTAAGACGGGGGAAACTTAACATATTTTCACGCATGCGCATTGACTGCGCGCTAGACTGTTCGAAAACAGCCGCGCGAAAACACACCAGCTCAGCTGTTGACAACAACTAGTCAAGTTTGAGCTTTTATTGGTAAAGCTGTGTACTGAATTATCAGATATGAAGCCTGTTAGAGGTTCCAGCAGGGCTGCATCTAAAGCACCAAAcccaaagaagaagagaaacccaAAGCAGACAGAACAACAGCTTCAGGTAAAGGTGAGGTGAAGTCTGCAGCGGATGTTGACTATCTATCTGCAGAGTCCTGTCGCTCTCCTGTTAACCTGCTCAATAATATGAATGTCTTTATAGGAGAAGCAGCCAAAACCAGCACGGAAGAGGAAAGGTGAGAACATGTCTACATGTTAGACCATGCAGGGATAATGATGCAGCCACAAAGCATACCAGCCGCACTGTTCTCTTCTGTTGCTCTTGTTTGTGTCCTGAAAAAGCTGACGGCTCATCTTCAGTCCCTAAAACAAAAGGCAGCAAACGTGAGGAGAAGTGGAAGCTGATGCCAGGATCCTCCATCAGATCTCTGGAGAACATCATGGACCTGTCAATACTGTGAGTTTCACTGTGAAAACTAGTGTTTTCTTACTCACTGTCCACTTTATTAGATACACCTGTAAAATctatagagagatagagagatagatagatagagagatagatagagagatagagagatagatagatagatagagagatagataaatagagatagaaagagagagagagagagagatagatagagagatagatagatagatagagagatagatagatagagagagatagatagatagagagagatagatagagagagagatagatagatagatagagagatagatagagagagagagagatagatagagagatagatagatagagatagatagatagagagagagatagatagatagatagagagagagatagatagagagatagatagatagatagatagagagatagatagatagagagagagagatagatagagagatagatagatagatagagagatagatagatagatagagagagagagagatagatagatagatagatagatagatagagagagagagagatagatagagagatagatagagagatagatagatagagagagagatagatagagagagagagagatagatagagagatagagagagatagatagatagagagagagagatagatagagagatagatagatagagatagatagatagatagagagatagatagatagatagagagagatagatagagagatagagagatagatagagagatagagagatagatagagagatagatagagagatagagagatagatagagagatagagagatagatagagagatagatagagagatagatagagagatagatagatagatagatagatagatagagagatagagagatagatagagagatagatagagagatagatagagagatagatagatagagagatagatagatatagagagagagatagagagatagatagatgagagatagatagagagatagatagatagatagagagatagatagatagatagatagagagagatagatagatagagagaggataatagatagagagagatagatagagatagagagatagagagagatagatagagagatagatagaggagagagatagatagatagatagatagatagaggtaGGATAGtaatagatagagatagatagatagagagagagagagatagatagatagagagatagatgatgagagatagatagagagatagagtaTAGAGAGattagatagagagatagatagatagatagatagagagagatagatagatagagagagagagagagagatagatagatagatagatagatagatagatagatagagatatagatagagagatagatagagagatagatagatagagagatagatagagagagagatagatagagagagagagagagagagagagagatatagatagatagatagtaactttattgatcctgagggaaattcaagtttccagcatcacagttctatagtgcaaaacatgttagtaaaaaggcagtaaaaaagttagtgcatagtacaaaaaaaatataccagatatagaaatacaaggagatgaagaaaactgttaaaaatgaaaatagtgcagggtaacagctgtgatacaggattattaaaaaagtgaatatagtgcagaagagactgttaaaactgagtatagtgcagggtaactccagtagcttagtctaagaaagtgcactgtgtgcattattatctgtcctgcagaccgtcctcctttgtcccccgtcCCCTCCCTAGacaggtgttgtacagtttgatggctcaggggacaaaggatttcctgagtctgtctgtggagcacttggggagcagcaCCCTGCCGCTAAATGagctcctctgtttggtgatgacggcgtgcagaggatggctggTGTTGTCCAGTATGGCCAGCTGTCTGTTGAGTGTTCTTCCCTCTGCCACCGTCGCCAGAGAGTCGAGCTCCATGCCGACCACAGAGCAAATTCTACCTTTACAAAGCTTTGATTGACACTGTCAGagagaactacagtataagTTTATTATTGAGGTTGTAGTTTGCAGTGGTGTTGAACTGGACTGCATTATATTGAGAGGTGTTTTCTAATGTTTTGCACACCCCATTTACAAACATGAAACTGTGACCTTAGTTATAAACACGCAGTTGAATTAACACCTCTCCAACTGGCCATTATAAGCCTCGTAAAGGTAGCATATGTGGCAGAGCTGTTGCACTGGATTGCATTAGATTATCAGTGTACTTAATAAAGTGAGTGTGTCTTCTGACATACGTATGTATTGTTCATAGAGCAATAAACTGGCCATCTTATTGCAGATATGTGTTGGTATTGTTGTATACATATGTCAACTGATGAGTAACAATAGATTGCAGCACGGAAATGCCAACTAGTTCAGAggtcatttagatttttttttttacatagtttGTTCAACAGAGAGCACTGACTAGTTTATGTGTCATTATCAGATTTTTAAACTCCCAAATATTGATATcggcctcaaaaatccagtatgGGTCGGgtctagggctgtcccgaatatcgatttttttgggcttcgaagctttggtgagaaatattcgacgGTATTCAAAGCTTCACGCCGCAAaagtctgtctccatcttcccTGTTTCAGTGCCAGGGATAGTGCTGCTGTCACACcactgcacacacgcacacctctacacacaacaacagcgatatccgtctgagaataactaataataattaatgttgaatatgaataatgtgggattattccttatttcatgtgctatttttggatttatactttattattgcatacttatataaacaaaacaacaacaaaaaaatccaaaGCATTCCagtactgatttggaggtttaATACCAAGACAgtggtcaaagcttcgaagcattcgggtcagccctagtcgGGTCAGTATAATTGAACCCATTTACTAGGAGGCACTCTACTGCCAATGAATAGCAGTCAAAATCAACTTTGTAATGACACTTTGATCTGTTTTCCCAGAGCAACTTTTCCTTTGAGactgaaagagaagaaagagaggcagGAACATCTGAACATACTGAAAAACAGGTAATTTCTGAGAAGTCAAAAAttaagatgatgatgaaaagtTCCGGTCATACACACCATCATTTCCTCAAGGGAAATGATGGTGTGTATGACAATGTTTctgattggtcatatgctgcaaacaccgccccgttaTATGTAAATACGCCCATAGCTAGATTGGGAAACtctgggttgacttaccgagttgataaccaccgccGTAGGGCCGCTCAGCATGATTGCAGTTGTTGGGTTTAGTGATGCAAGATAATGAAAAGATACTGTGCGTATGTTGAacttgcttcgtagtacaggcctttGCGCCCTCAGTGACAT
Above is a genomic segment from Sebastes umbrosus isolate fSebUmb1 chromosome 2, fSebUmb1.pri, whole genome shotgun sequence containing:
- the mrpl16 gene encoding 39S ribosomal protein L16, mitochondrial; the protein is MFSLIKAAAGLTGICRAHGHQGLLHSHLKVLVAGLKTHEIPPDYSDVVLPEKPKLKFLNKVPNFKKAKKEMKKLRDIQGPARAANTFTTGQYAIVALGGGYIHWGHIEMIRLTINRKMDARTTFARWRINSPYKPVTRKGLGQRMGGGKGAIDHYVTPVRYGRFIVEVGGKVELGEVEHILIEIAKKLPFPAKVMSRESLAAMQKKQADMEQNNQNPWTFKEIAQGNMLGIRKVLSPFDLQNHGRFTGKFHLPWRV